From the Rhinatrema bivittatum chromosome 3, aRhiBiv1.1, whole genome shotgun sequence genome, one window contains:
- the SP7 gene encoding transcription factor Sp7 isoform X1, translating into MILLIRKNLAFIMFYRKNSLSVFTLKYPFTENVPSFDPLSSYFKVSRDETRYGSSPLAMLTAACNKFGGASPIRDSATPGKSGNSSVKKLYSLSSDLSIAKSRSSDIMGDSYTATYPSGSGLMSPSASPQASTAYSTDYNPFSFPASSASQDPSLLVSKGHPSADCLPNVYTSLDMAHPYGSWYKAGIHPGISSSSTNATASWWDMHSNSNWLSAQPQSDGLQSSLQSMPTQNPINAQLPSYGSDFTTLNPAPYPAVGITSSPHLLPSGQHMLSQDMYKPKPVANNSLLDSSIGLKSPRGGSYSSTTGRSSCDCPNCQELERLGTSAASLRKKPIHSCHIPGCGKVYGKASHLKAHLRWHTGERPFVCNWLFCGKRFTRSDELERHVRTHTREKKFTCLLCNKRFTRSDHLSKHQKTHTEAGGIKATEGEAERDEVAAAATSPSNGMQDSLANGEEKASRSPEQSSLLEI; encoded by the exons ATGATATTGTTGATAAGAAAGAATCTTGCTTTCATTATGTTTTACAGAAAAAACAGTCTCTCAGTATTTACCCTCAAGTATCCGTTCACAGAGAATGTACCCTCGTTTGATCCCCTAtccagctattttaaagttagccgg GATGAAACAAGATATGGTTCCAGTCCGCTGGCTATGCTGACAGCAGCCTGCAACAAGTTTGGTGGTGCAAGTCCCATCCGAGATTCGGCAACACCCGGGAAAAGTGGGAACAGTTCTGTGAAGAAACTCTATAGCCTCAGCTCTGATCTGTCCATCGCCAAAAGCAGAAGCTCTGACATCATGGGGGACTCCTACACTGCTACCTACCCCAGTGGGAGCGGCTTAATGTCACCCTCTGCCAGCCCCCAAGCTTCCACCGCCTACAGCACCGACTATAATCCATTCTCCTTCCCAGCATCCTCTGCTTCTCAAGACCCATCCCTCTTGGTGTCTAAGGGGCACCCTTCAGCAGACTGTCTGCCCAATGTCTATACTTCCTTGGACATGGCACATCCATATGGTTCCTGGTATAAAGCTGGCATCCATCCTGGCATTTCCAGCAGCTCGACGAATGCCACAGCCTCTTGGTGGGACATGCATTCCAATAGCAACTGGCTAAGTGCCCAGCCCCAGTCAGATGGCCTGCAGTCCTCTCTCCAATCCATGCCAACACAGAATCCCATCAATGCTCAGCTACCCAGCTATGGTTCTGATTTTACCACTTTGAACCCTGCCCCCTACCCAGCTGTCGGGATCACCTCGTCGCCTCACCTCCTTCCTTCTGGCCAGCACATGTTGTCCCAAGACATGTACAAGCCCAAGCCAGTGGCCAACAACTCACTGTTGGACAGCTCCATTGGACTTAAATCTCCTCGAGGGGGATCCTACAGCAGTACAACAGGCAGGTCGTCCTGTGACTGCCCCAACTGTCAGGAGCTTGAGCGGCTAGGGACGTCAGCGGCCAGTCTGAGGAAGAAGCCCATCCACAGCTGCCACATCCCTGGTTGTGGGAAAGTCTATGGCAAAGCCTCCCACCTGAAGGCTCATTTGAGATGGCATacaggggagagaccatttgTCTGCAATTGGCTGTTCTGTGGGAAGAGGTTCACCAGGTCTGATGAGCTGGAAAGGCATGTCCGAACCCACACCAGGGAGAAGAAGTTCACCTGCCTCCTCTGTAATAAGCGCTTTACCCGGAGTGACCATCTTAGCAAACACCAAAAAACGCATACTGAGGCCGGTGGCATCAAAGCCACAGAGGGAGAGGCTGAGAGGGATGAGGTGGCAGCTGCAGCAACTTCTCCCTCCAACGGTATGCAGGACAGCTTGGCCAATGGAGAGGAAAAGGCCAGCAGGAGCCCTGAGCAAAGCAGTTTGCTGGAGATCTAG
- the SP7 gene encoding transcription factor Sp7 isoform X2: MASSVLEDETRYGSSPLAMLTAACNKFGGASPIRDSATPGKSGNSSVKKLYSLSSDLSIAKSRSSDIMGDSYTATYPSGSGLMSPSASPQASTAYSTDYNPFSFPASSASQDPSLLVSKGHPSADCLPNVYTSLDMAHPYGSWYKAGIHPGISSSSTNATASWWDMHSNSNWLSAQPQSDGLQSSLQSMPTQNPINAQLPSYGSDFTTLNPAPYPAVGITSSPHLLPSGQHMLSQDMYKPKPVANNSLLDSSIGLKSPRGGSYSSTTGRSSCDCPNCQELERLGTSAASLRKKPIHSCHIPGCGKVYGKASHLKAHLRWHTGERPFVCNWLFCGKRFTRSDELERHVRTHTREKKFTCLLCNKRFTRSDHLSKHQKTHTEAGGIKATEGEAERDEVAAAATSPSNGMQDSLANGEEKASRSPEQSSLLEI, from the coding sequence GATGAAACAAGATATGGTTCCAGTCCGCTGGCTATGCTGACAGCAGCCTGCAACAAGTTTGGTGGTGCAAGTCCCATCCGAGATTCGGCAACACCCGGGAAAAGTGGGAACAGTTCTGTGAAGAAACTCTATAGCCTCAGCTCTGATCTGTCCATCGCCAAAAGCAGAAGCTCTGACATCATGGGGGACTCCTACACTGCTACCTACCCCAGTGGGAGCGGCTTAATGTCACCCTCTGCCAGCCCCCAAGCTTCCACCGCCTACAGCACCGACTATAATCCATTCTCCTTCCCAGCATCCTCTGCTTCTCAAGACCCATCCCTCTTGGTGTCTAAGGGGCACCCTTCAGCAGACTGTCTGCCCAATGTCTATACTTCCTTGGACATGGCACATCCATATGGTTCCTGGTATAAAGCTGGCATCCATCCTGGCATTTCCAGCAGCTCGACGAATGCCACAGCCTCTTGGTGGGACATGCATTCCAATAGCAACTGGCTAAGTGCCCAGCCCCAGTCAGATGGCCTGCAGTCCTCTCTCCAATCCATGCCAACACAGAATCCCATCAATGCTCAGCTACCCAGCTATGGTTCTGATTTTACCACTTTGAACCCTGCCCCCTACCCAGCTGTCGGGATCACCTCGTCGCCTCACCTCCTTCCTTCTGGCCAGCACATGTTGTCCCAAGACATGTACAAGCCCAAGCCAGTGGCCAACAACTCACTGTTGGACAGCTCCATTGGACTTAAATCTCCTCGAGGGGGATCCTACAGCAGTACAACAGGCAGGTCGTCCTGTGACTGCCCCAACTGTCAGGAGCTTGAGCGGCTAGGGACGTCAGCGGCCAGTCTGAGGAAGAAGCCCATCCACAGCTGCCACATCCCTGGTTGTGGGAAAGTCTATGGCAAAGCCTCCCACCTGAAGGCTCATTTGAGATGGCATacaggggagagaccatttgTCTGCAATTGGCTGTTCTGTGGGAAGAGGTTCACCAGGTCTGATGAGCTGGAAAGGCATGTCCGAACCCACACCAGGGAGAAGAAGTTCACCTGCCTCCTCTGTAATAAGCGCTTTACCCGGAGTGACCATCTTAGCAAACACCAAAAAACGCATACTGAGGCCGGTGGCATCAAAGCCACAGAGGGAGAGGCTGAGAGGGATGAGGTGGCAGCTGCAGCAACTTCTCCCTCCAACGGTATGCAGGACAGCTTGGCCAATGGAGAGGAAAAGGCCAGCAGGAGCCCTGAGCAAAGCAGTTTGCTGGAGATCTAG
- the SP7 gene encoding transcription factor Sp7 isoform X3, which yields MLTAACNKFGGASPIRDSATPGKSGNSSVKKLYSLSSDLSIAKSRSSDIMGDSYTATYPSGSGLMSPSASPQASTAYSTDYNPFSFPASSASQDPSLLVSKGHPSADCLPNVYTSLDMAHPYGSWYKAGIHPGISSSSTNATASWWDMHSNSNWLSAQPQSDGLQSSLQSMPTQNPINAQLPSYGSDFTTLNPAPYPAVGITSSPHLLPSGQHMLSQDMYKPKPVANNSLLDSSIGLKSPRGGSYSSTTGRSSCDCPNCQELERLGTSAASLRKKPIHSCHIPGCGKVYGKASHLKAHLRWHTGERPFVCNWLFCGKRFTRSDELERHVRTHTREKKFTCLLCNKRFTRSDHLSKHQKTHTEAGGIKATEGEAERDEVAAAATSPSNGMQDSLANGEEKASRSPEQSSLLEI from the coding sequence ATGCTGACAGCAGCCTGCAACAAGTTTGGTGGTGCAAGTCCCATCCGAGATTCGGCAACACCCGGGAAAAGTGGGAACAGTTCTGTGAAGAAACTCTATAGCCTCAGCTCTGATCTGTCCATCGCCAAAAGCAGAAGCTCTGACATCATGGGGGACTCCTACACTGCTACCTACCCCAGTGGGAGCGGCTTAATGTCACCCTCTGCCAGCCCCCAAGCTTCCACCGCCTACAGCACCGACTATAATCCATTCTCCTTCCCAGCATCCTCTGCTTCTCAAGACCCATCCCTCTTGGTGTCTAAGGGGCACCCTTCAGCAGACTGTCTGCCCAATGTCTATACTTCCTTGGACATGGCACATCCATATGGTTCCTGGTATAAAGCTGGCATCCATCCTGGCATTTCCAGCAGCTCGACGAATGCCACAGCCTCTTGGTGGGACATGCATTCCAATAGCAACTGGCTAAGTGCCCAGCCCCAGTCAGATGGCCTGCAGTCCTCTCTCCAATCCATGCCAACACAGAATCCCATCAATGCTCAGCTACCCAGCTATGGTTCTGATTTTACCACTTTGAACCCTGCCCCCTACCCAGCTGTCGGGATCACCTCGTCGCCTCACCTCCTTCCTTCTGGCCAGCACATGTTGTCCCAAGACATGTACAAGCCCAAGCCAGTGGCCAACAACTCACTGTTGGACAGCTCCATTGGACTTAAATCTCCTCGAGGGGGATCCTACAGCAGTACAACAGGCAGGTCGTCCTGTGACTGCCCCAACTGTCAGGAGCTTGAGCGGCTAGGGACGTCAGCGGCCAGTCTGAGGAAGAAGCCCATCCACAGCTGCCACATCCCTGGTTGTGGGAAAGTCTATGGCAAAGCCTCCCACCTGAAGGCTCATTTGAGATGGCATacaggggagagaccatttgTCTGCAATTGGCTGTTCTGTGGGAAGAGGTTCACCAGGTCTGATGAGCTGGAAAGGCATGTCCGAACCCACACCAGGGAGAAGAAGTTCACCTGCCTCCTCTGTAATAAGCGCTTTACCCGGAGTGACCATCTTAGCAAACACCAAAAAACGCATACTGAGGCCGGTGGCATCAAAGCCACAGAGGGAGAGGCTGAGAGGGATGAGGTGGCAGCTGCAGCAACTTCTCCCTCCAACGGTATGCAGGACAGCTTGGCCAATGGAGAGGAAAAGGCCAGCAGGAGCCCTGAGCAAAGCAGTTTGCTGGAGATCTAG